AGAAAAGAGAGGTGTGGTGGCTTTATTGGCTCTGAGTATATGTGGAGGCATTGGAAGGGTGATAATGGATAGATAATGAGAAAAGTCAACTTCTACCGCATGTCACCAATAGTTTGTTCTTCCCCCAAGGGTAGATAGATATGATTCAGATTTCACTGCCTATTGGAGGTCCAAGTTTAAGAGATGAGGCCATGAGGCAACAGGATCAGAGGCCTATCTGAGTCATGCTTGGGCCTGTGACTCAGCTCTGGCTATACTTCAGAGTCAGGGGATATgccttattgaaaaaaaaaaaagcacacagtcCTGAGATGGTTTGGGATGGGGCCTGGTCCTCTGTATTTTAAGCCCCCCTCCATTTGATTCTGATATATAGCCACTCTCTGATCTTAACTAATGTACCCAAAGAGTTCAAACATGGTAGTGCCCCAAGAGAGTAGTATAGTTGATTCTCCCACACCCTCCTGTTGCCAGTGTTTCACTTAGGGTTTCtgcccaccccttccctgtgGCCCTTCAGCCTGGACCTGAGCTCCTCGATGATGTTGGCTGACAGCTGTTGCTCCCTGATGCGCCCCACCTCCTGAGGTGGCTGCCCCACCAGCTCGATGATGGTCACATGCCGCAGGTCCAGTCCACAGGTGGAttgctgggaggggagagaaggttTTATGGAATAGGGCCTCAGACTCAAACCTAAGACTACTTCGCTGATTCTTCCAGGGACCACAGTGAGGCAGTGTGGGAAAGGAGGGTCTTCTCTCCCAAACATCACATGATGGGGCCTACAACCTCTTCCCTCTGTCATTCCTGATTTACTTGCCCTAACGGTGTTTTCTTTATTCTAATTAAGTGTATGAAGCTGATTATAACATGTGGGgtagaaaagagaaatataatttttaaattgcaggAACACAATCCCTACTTCcttcattttttatatgttttaaactatgtaggttctttttttaaattgagatactaattgacatataatattaatttCAAGTATACCACATAatcattcaatatttgtatatattatgaaatgatcacaACAGGATgtctagttaacatctatcaccatacatagttatattttttattgtaataagAATTGTTAAGCTCTATTCTAttagcaactttaaaatatactagtacaatgcaatattattaactatagtcaccataacTTATTTATATTACAGTGGGAAGCTACATAGGTTCTTAATGGATAGCTATTGTGATATGATAATAATGGCTATTATTTACTGAATACACATACCTAATGTTTTGCAGGCATAATCTAACTTACCCCTAACAAGGCAGGTGATATTCTTATCCTGTAGAGTAAAAAAGTAGCTTGCGAAAACTTGCATGACAGTAAAATTCTTCGCCAAGATTTAAACTTAGGGCTGCTACTGCCTACCCAAGTGTGTGCTCCTTACCACTAGGCTACAATCTCTGTCTCCAGGATTTCTCAGAAATGGTGCCAGTGTTCTTCTCATTACCCTTTGTTGCCTTCCTCACACCAGGCAGTACACCCTGTAATTCTACCCTGGCTCTTTGTCCTGCATTGCCTTGCAGGGTTATCTCTGAGCCAGTTACCTGGGGTGAGGTTTAAAGTCTCAGTGAACACTCCGTGGTGCCCAACCCCTTGTCTAATCTTTGGGCTACTCCTCTAGTCCTGACTTTCAGAGTCACTGTCCTTATTGGCTGGTTCCAGTTCTTGTTCTTGCTTTCTGTTCAAGCTGAGGTATTGCCTTTTTTTGCAGGGGGAGGGGATCCCTGGAGGAACTTGGTCCTTATTGGTCTAGATACCCAGGGTCATGCTTTTTATAAAGCTGCTTCCATCATAGGCCTCTTAGAAACTTAAGATTCAACCTTTAGAAAACACCTTTGTAGCTCCTTAGAGCTGGTTCTCTTAGTCTTGTCATCATATCCTGAGTTCTCTTCAAGATCCTAgtctattttctttataaatcCCAATGTTCATATCTATTCTGTCCTATTCACCTTTCCTTCCCCATAAGTGCCTTTGGCTAGGTATCTCAGCGTGTTAAAAATCATTGTGCAATTCCCTCATTTTACTTTGAGATATCacaatacttgtctttctcttctgTTACAAGTATTGGTTAAGAGCACAGATCCTCGAGTCAGACTGAGTTCAATCCTAACCCAGTCACTTACTAGCTAGTGATATTGGGCAAATCtttaacctctctatgcctcagtttccttacctttaaaatgaggatagtaatagtacctacctcttaagggttgttttgagaattaaatgaatataCATAAAACACATACTTATATACCTGGTACCCATCTAGCACTTACCATATAAGTATTTGTTAATGATATTATTCCttgaaaacataaacataatttcaTCCCAACATTTACATTTAATCATACTTATTTTACAAGTCTCTCTACAGTGCTCCACCACACTCCCTTCCTACCCTCACCAAGCCCCCTGTAAGTCATACCCACCATTCCAGGTTCCTCACTGCCTTTTTAGTAAAAACATAGCAGTTTTGAAAGTGTGATAAATTTGTCTAGAGTAGAACTGGTCAACTGTCCATAAAGAGTTTAAGGAAATAGAGTTTGTGCTGTAGAAAAAGCAACTCTGATTTGGAAGAGGTAAGGGAATAATGGGGTGAGTTTAGGGCATATATAAAGAAGCTAAGCCTGAATTAGGGGATTAGGTCTCACCTGCAGCATAGAGATCTGCATTTTGTAATATCGGTTGGAGGGATCAGGAGCTGAGATGATGAGGAGGCGTTGTTTCTCATAGAACTGATCCAGAAGGCCAGCAGCTGAGTTGACATTAACATTAATCTTCATAGCTAGGGCAGAAGCAGATGGCCAGTCAGAGTATGGCCTTCTCCTTCACCCCAGCATGGGTAACAATATCTTTAGGAATTCCAGTCTTTCAGGATAACCCTTTTTGgttgtttctccctttccttggGGGAAATCCTGAAAGAACACTTGGAAATTTTAAACCCTTCATCTTGGAGTAGGACTGTTCAGAAAGATAACACTAGcccctaaaataaaaacattttagaacACTCCCCCATTCTCATATCACACACATTACTATTGAATCCCTGTGCTATACACATCTGGAGATCCTCCCAAGTAGCCATGATCAATATATTCACTCTCCTCATTCCCTGGTTTCACTCACGAGCACAGATGGGCGGTGATCCTGACCACTGGCGGCTGGACTGGCAGACCCGGGAGGGAGTCCCTTGGCGCTCATAACCTCCATCACAGTGATAGTCACAGGTGGCACCATAGTTGTTCCCGGCTGAGGTGCAGGTGAGGTAGCCATGCTGTGGTGGTTTCAGTGATGGGCAGCGTCTCACTGTCAGTGAGGAGTTCAAGTTAGGGGGTATGATAgctcttttaagaaaaaaaatggttaagaggGTGCTCATGCTGGGTTTTCTAGATCAGGAGACCTAGGATGATCAGAATGAATGACTTCTTCATATTTCCAATGACTGAGGATAAAGGCTGAATTTTCTTAAGGAATTCAATATGAAATGTAGACAAAGGTGTTCAAAAAATCTGGAAGGACAAGTGAATATACATATTGTCATcattctgtaaaataaatattgccACTTTTGTTTTCAGACTTTGTAGACACTCTACATAAGGATGACCaccttataaaattaattttaatattaaaaataaatagaaaaagacttaaatatcCATCAGTGGGAGAAATATTAAGCAAATTATATTCTTAGAAGTAGATTATTATGgtgtcattaaaatatttctgaagaatttttaaagaacatgggAAATTATTTGTGTTATAATGAAAAGGGTGATCTGAGATTGGATATACAGTATGATCTCaacaatatgtttttttaaagtatgtgtaGATAAAAGACTGGAAAGAAAATACTAAAAGGTTGCTTCTGGACAATGGggtaatatattttttcctttgtatatttctatatttccCACATGTTCAAAACTGAGTATAgattatattaataattaaaaagcaaaacaaaaaatcaggCATGCAACACCACCAATTTTAGCAAAGGTGAAAGACTGAGGATGCAGGCTGATTAGATTTGATGATTAGAAGGCCAAGAAAAGGGATACAGAATATCTTTGTAAATTTTATCTAGATTTAGGAGAATGAAAAAATCCTGTTGGGGGGTCAGGGTTCCTGAAACATATGTATGCACAATATCATGCAGGCTTCCTGAATAACCCATTTTAGTGAACTTGTTTTTCCCCTCTCCCATGAGTGTCTGTTTCAGGCATAGAAAAGAGAGGGTTGTGGTGAGCATCTAGGAGGTCAGGGCAGAGCAGGAATAATGAACAATGTGGAAATGGAAGACTTCTTTTGGACGAACCTTGTACTTTCACAATGAACTTGCAGCTGGCCCGGTTGTAGGCTCGGTCATAGGCAGTGTAACGAATTACATGCTCTCCTTCGGGAAAGTGAGAACCAGGCTCAGGGCCCCGAAGTGTCACCCTACATGAGACAGAGTGAAATAatcactaaggcagtggttctcaaccttcctagttccacgaccctttaatacagctcctcatgttgtggtgacccccaaccataaaattattttcgttgctacttcataactgtaattttgctactgttatgaattgtaatgtaaatatctgatatgcaggatgtattttcattgttacaaattgaacataattaaagcatagtgattaatcacaaaacaatatgtaattatatatgtgtttccgatggtcttaggcgacccatgtgaaagggttgttcgacccccaaagggctcgcgacccacaggttgagaactgctgcactaagGAAAGAGACTCTTAGGATCAGGGGCACATCATCACAGTATTCTCAGCCTGAGAGCGTGGGAGAAGCTGCTGGGAGGCATAAGGGGCATCTATTACTCACCTGGTGATGGTACCATCAGCAGAATCTTTCACCAAAGGTGGGTCCCAGTATACTCGAGCAGTCAGTTTCTCCGGCTCTGCCATTTTTTCACGTGAGTGGGGACAACGGATCTTGGGGGGATCTATGTCTGCCAAGGTCAGAAATTAGGTGCTGACTCATGGGCCCCCTGTCTTCCCTGAAGGGAACCCATAGAAGTAATATTGCACCACTGGGTAGGGAAAACATACACTCTCTATTCAAGACACTTAATTAAATTGGGGGAAAACACCAGTTGCAGGGGAAATGATCACTTCTTTAAGCATGTGTCCAGAGTGCCATCCTCATAACAAGCAGAAAAGCCTTCTGCTATAAGGATTCCACATCCTTTGTGGACACAATACCAAGATGACTCTTTGCAGCAGGACAACTGGGAGCAAACCAACATTTACCTACACATACAGGCTCGCCTCCACTCCATTGACCATCTTCCATACAGATTCTACTGCGGTCACCTTCCAGGTGGTAGCCACTGGAACAGCTGTAGTCACAACGGGAGTCAAGAAGCACCCCATTTGTGCAGGTGTAGGTGCCACTTGTAATGAATGGCAATGTGTGGCATCTCATCTCTAAGAGAAAACCAAGTAGAAAGCTCAGTGGCTTATGGGACTATCTGGATGCTGGCATCTAGCACAGGGAGAACCATATCAGAGATAgcataaaatacagaaaacccTACCCCAAACTGCCCTTACATTTTTGTGCCTAATTGGCTCTTATTACTaattgctttcttatttttatactagaggcccggtgcacaaattcatgcaccactggagtccctcggcctggcctgtgggatcgggctgaaactggccctCCAACAACCCTCAAGGCATCCCGGATTATGGGATGGTGTaagccaagccgagggaccccacgatgcatgattggggccagggagagatgcaggaggttggcccgcTGAGGAGGGACcccaagagggctccagggtgtgtctggcccatcttagtcctgattggctggaccccagcagcaaactaacctaccagttggagcatcttccccctggtgatcagtgcacgtcatagcaactggttgactgtctgccccatggtggtcagtgtgcgtcatagcgagcagttgactGGTTTTAGCatagcattagcatattacactttgattggttgaatggccgactggtggactggacacttaacatattaggcttttattatataagattataagGTACAGTAGTGCTGGGGAGGGGTGTTTCTCAAAGAAGTAAATTACTTGTCCAAGTGAATGGACTTGAGAATCACACCTGAGTTTAGATCCCAGCTCCACTCATTACAAGCTCTCTGACTTGAAGTTACCtcatctctctgagtctcagtgtttTCACCACTAAAATGTGGATActtcagcctggctggtatggctcagtggttgagcttcaacctatgaaccaggaggtcacagttcaattcccagtcagggtacatgactgggttgcaggcttgacccctagtagtgggcgtgcaggaggcagccaatcaatgattctctctcatcgtggatgcttctatctctctagctcccctctctctcccttcctctcccaaatcaataaaatatacatattttttaaaaatggggataCTTCATAGAACTTCATAAAAGGGATAATGCATATAAATGCCTGGGCTCATTTAGGGCCTTAGCTGCTCTTCATTTTTACCTCTTGTTCCTCAAATGTTAGATATCCTTGAGCAAATTCAAAGCTCCTttttgaatactagaggcccggtgcatgaaattcttgcatgggtagggtccctaggcctggctggtgatcagggctgatcagggccttctggctgctgtctggggccttccttccagctgccagccagggctttccttccctggctgctggctgccagccagggccttccttcattctgtgcctccccctggtggtcagtgcacatcatagtgaacaatcaaactcccggtctccaggttgaactcccaagtggacaatttgcatattaggcttttatatctatctatataaaagcctaagcgaccattgcAACTGAATGGA
The sequence above is a segment of the Myotis daubentonii chromosome X, mMyoDau2.1, whole genome shotgun sequence genome. Coding sequences within it:
- the SRPX2 gene encoding sushi repeat-containing protein SRPX2; its protein translation is MAGKITQRGALSLLLFLAPAVTPTWLAGSGYYPDESYNEVYAEEVPQVPALDYRVPRWCYTLNIQDGEATCYSPRGGNYHSSLGTRCELSCDRGFRLIGRRSVQCLPSRRWSGTAYCRQMRCHTLPFITSGTYTCTNGVLLDSRCDYSCSSGYHLEGDRSRICMEDGQWSGGEPVCVDIDPPKIRCPHSREKMAEPEKLTARVYWDPPLVKDSADGTITRVTLRGPEPGSHFPEGEHVIRYTAYDRAYNRASCKFIVKVQVRRCPSLKPPQHGYLTCTSAGNNYGATCDYHCDGGYERQGTPSRVCQSSRQWSGSPPICAPMKINVNVNSAAGLLDQFYEKQRLLIISAPDPSNRYYKMQISMLQQSTCGLDLRHVTIIELVGQPPQEVGRIREQQLSANIIEELRQFQHLTRSYFNMVLIDKQGIDRERYMEPVTPEEIFTFIDDYLLSNQELTQRLEQRDVCE